One genomic segment of Esox lucius isolate fEsoLuc1 chromosome 15, fEsoLuc1.pri, whole genome shotgun sequence includes these proteins:
- the fosl2 gene encoding fos-related antigen 2, translating into MYQDYSVNYDTSSRGSSTSPAQPESFTSGSSTIGSPISTSNYQKYRVDMPGSSSAFIPTINAITTSQDLQWMVQPTVITSMSNPYSRSHPYGHHLSNGPGLLGHTALARPGVIRSIGDTRGRRRRDEQLTPEEEEKRRVRRERNKLAAAKCRNRRRELTEMLQGETEELEEEKADLQKEIETLQKEKDKLEFMLVAHNPVCKLPPDDRHQSSHHHHHQQQQCAPLPLTMRNSLGPRGPVNPVVVKQEPLEDDVDGKRSVIKPICLGGNGGIYCDSDSLNTPVVAASTPASTPSAPSLIFTYPSMLEPESPSSSSESCSKAHRRSSSSGDQSSDSLNSPTLLAL; encoded by the exons ATGTACCAGGACTACTCCGTGAACTACGACACCTCGTCCCGCGGCAGCAGCACTTCTCCGGCACAGCCAGAGTCATTCACGAGCGGCAGCAGTACGATCGGCAGTCCGATCTCTACCTCAAACTACCAG AAATACCGGGTCGACATGCCTGGCTCCAGCAGTGCCTTCATCCCAACGATAAACGCCATTACGACGAGCCAGGACCTGCAGTGGATGGTGCAGCCCACAGTCATCACTTCCATGTCAAACCCGTACTCGCGCTCCCACCCTTATGGCCACCACCTCTCCAACGGCCCGGGGCTCCTGGGGCACACCGCCCTCGCCCGCCCGGGTGTTATACGCTCCATTGGGGACACACGGGGGCGGCGCAGAAGGGATGAGCAG cTTACtcctgaggaagaggagaagaggagggtgaGGCGTGAGAGAAACAAACTGGCGGCCGCTAAGTGCCGCAATCGCAGACGGGAGCTAACTGAGATGCTGCAAGGA GAGAccgaagagctggaggaagagaaAGCTGATTTACAGAAAGAGATCGAGACGCTGCAGAAGGAGAAGGACAAGTTGGAGTTCATGCTGGTGGCCCACAACCCTGTGTGTAAGCTGCCCCCTGACGATCGCCACCAGAgcagccaccaccaccaccaccagcagcaacaGTGTGCTCCACTCCCACTGACCATGCGCAACAGCCTCGGCCCCCGAGGCCCTGTCAACCCTGTGGTGGTGAAGCAAGAACCGCTTGAGGACGACGTGGACGGCAAGCGCTCCGTCATTAAGCCCATTTGTCTGGGTGGGAATGGCGGGATCTACTGTGACAGCGACAGCCTCAACACCCCGGTTGTGGCAGCCTCcacacctgcctccaccccCAGCGCCCCCAGCCTCATCTTCACCTACCCCAGTATGCTGGAGCCAGAGAGCCCGTCGTCTTCCTCCGAGTCCTGCTCCAAGGCCCACCGGCGCAGCAGCAGCAGCGGGGATCAGTCCTCAGACTCCCTCAACTCGCCCACCCTCCTGGCCCTCTGA